A stretch of Cylindrospermopsis curvispora GIHE-G1 DNA encodes these proteins:
- the cas5 gene encoding type I-MYXAN CRISPR-associated protein Cas5/Cmx5/DevS, whose amino-acid sequence MGQVFLLIEAPFAAFRPFQSGSYRSTTPVPSPTTVYGMLLNFAGIEQRSATDQAITLIKDDLPSIEIAVGIPHLPDKPKAEIGILSQQLHHYPVGDSGKKELATKTYGNKYWIAPVRREVIINLKLIVGVRAEEYLCNRILSGLNGELEDRRYGIPFAGDNNFLFDNIELIDRPPCTRWYCQLDNGTYPERRICRLTTWINRADNTKTRIRVFYPTDFVIEPPESAWSKLPIGQ is encoded by the coding sequence ATGGGACAAGTGTTTCTTCTTATTGAAGCTCCTTTCGCAGCATTTAGACCATTTCAGTCTGGATCTTATCGCTCTACAACTCCTGTACCATCTCCCACTACTGTTTATGGTATGTTGCTAAACTTCGCAGGAATTGAGCAGAGATCCGCTACGGATCAGGCTATTACCTTGATTAAGGATGATTTACCTTCAATCGAAATTGCCGTAGGTATTCCTCATCTTCCCGATAAACCTAAAGCTGAGATTGGCATTCTATCCCAGCAACTGCATCATTATCCAGTAGGTGATTCAGGGAAAAAAGAACTTGCTACTAAAACTTATGGTAATAAATACTGGATTGCGCCAGTCCGTCGAGAGGTAATTATTAACCTCAAACTAATAGTAGGAGTTAGAGCCGAGGAATACTTATGTAATCGTATACTAAGCGGATTGAATGGAGAATTGGAAGATAGACGCTATGGAATTCCATTTGCAGGGGATAATAATTTTTTGTTTGACAATATTGAACTGATTGATAGACCACCCTGTACGAGATGGTACTGTCAACTAGATAACGGAACTTATCCAGAAAGGAGAATTTGTCGACTAACTACTTGGATCAACCGAGCAGATAATACTAAGACTAGAATTCGAGTTTTTTATCCCACTGATTTTGTTATTGAACCACCAGAATCTGCTTGGTCTAAATTACCCATAGGGCAATAA
- a CDS encoding type I-B CRISPR-associated protein Cas7/Cst2/DevR, producing MSKNQNLNLFATVLTYSAPAGNYRGESEENRTVLQKISKQGQKYAVISPESLRNALRETLILLNQPNNRTRLHTEDQLAVEFKEYPNANKYADDFLFGYMVAQTNDVKKMKELSLPPKRDSIFRCNMAVALSPYKYDAVFHQSPLNAGKSPWKNASSSALIYREVTHTSFQYPFALSQRDCLEKPEWVRALLHAISQLNRVAGGHARAYYEFAPCSVVVRLTPKLVAGYKTYGFEEDGSFPELKRLSSGTDVKDLPGNEFWVGGEIVRKMSEAEKSRLIQANVNLFNNPEQLFENLANQFLGDGTSVSSY from the coding sequence ATGAGTAAAAATCAAAACCTAAATCTTTTTGCCACTGTTCTTACCTATTCTGCTCCTGCGGGTAACTATAGAGGAGAATCGGAAGAGAATAGAACAGTTTTACAGAAAATTAGCAAACAGGGTCAAAAGTATGCAGTAATTAGTCCAGAATCGCTCCGGAATGCACTTAGAGAAACTTTAATCTTACTCAATCAACCAAATAATCGCACTAGATTACACACTGAAGATCAATTGGCTGTAGAGTTTAAAGAATATCCTAATGCTAATAAATATGCAGATGACTTTTTGTTTGGTTATATGGTCGCACAAACCAATGATGTAAAAAAAATGAAGGAATTATCATTACCGCCAAAAAGAGATAGTATTTTTCGTTGTAACATGGCAGTTGCATTAAGCCCTTATAAATATGATGCTGTATTTCATCAATCTCCTCTAAATGCAGGAAAAAGCCCATGGAAAAACGCAAGTAGTTCTGCTTTAATATATAGAGAAGTAACCCATACATCATTTCAATATCCTTTTGCCCTATCACAAAGAGATTGTTTAGAAAAACCAGAGTGGGTTCGAGCATTATTACATGCAATTTCACAATTAAATAGAGTTGCGGGAGGACATGCTAGAGCATATTATGAGTTTGCTCCATGTTCAGTAGTAGTGCGATTAACTCCTAAATTGGTTGCAGGTTATAAAACTTATGGCTTTGAAGAGGATGGTAGTTTTCCCGAACTAAAGAGATTAAGTTCAGGAACTGATGTAAAAGACCTACCAGGAAATGAATTTTGGGTTGGCGGAGAAATTGTCAGGAAAATGAGTGAAGCAGAGAAATCTCGATTAATTCAGGCAAATGTTAACCTCTTCAATAATCCTGAACAATTATTTGAAAACCTAGCAAATCAATTTTTAGGAGATGGGACAAGTGTTTCTTCTTATTGA
- the cmx8 gene encoding type I-MYXAN CRISPR-associated protein Cmx8, which yields MKKQSLKKDIEPDVIEISYQLNELPSCQHRAGLAGLVLMVQQMSKQTWIEQRQGYIAELIGLEKSGVNLKINFEGVKSLLDFAYESFKEERSTQTKIKDYDRVEEVSFEINGKSTLKKMYYYSVIVPQGAFLSYWDDSVSEDNKGLWIKLWRDMLWNVMRGVPATRNPFNNRCDGMSYTQDAEEIWKDLIQPNKTTGQSGNYYLAAMAKTADNIPTQDLTRYQFLLHFAPFVFQIYRPSKINSDGKPDFDSYAIVVPDIADLKRFCQEFPQLLKQRDNTKAGYLPKEAVIDLVEEGALDVFLLQDRLARLTGEKKSRNSILGAEIFNAEKAGNSVKFHLISYIKPVVKMTDRYAQIKDSYWCPWFRKQRLLNLVNSYLDTNYSQEEIQEIPPWNGFDGLLSRIPKKWLENRYFSHDARQLFQQEILNQGETNMTSETVNVRPYAQIVYNVCDNYISRKLWDKYRLKWDKSWDKSKIESYNEKKDKIANEAFLAVRSRTESQSFIDYFVSTLYPFIKKDEFVEFADNLFNKTEEIRSLTLLALSSHFSIK from the coding sequence ATGAAAAAACAAAGTCTCAAAAAAGATATTGAACCAGATGTAATTGAAATCTCTTACCAGCTGAATGAATTGCCCTCTTGCCAACATCGTGCAGGACTGGCAGGATTGGTGCTGATGGTTCAGCAGATGTCTAAACAAACTTGGATTGAACAAAGACAAGGATATATAGCTGAGTTAATTGGTTTAGAAAAGTCCGGTGTTAACCTAAAAATTAACTTCGAGGGAGTAAAGTCCTTACTTGATTTTGCTTATGAATCTTTTAAGGAGGAGAGATCTACACAAACAAAAATTAAAGATTATGATCGAGTAGAAGAAGTATCATTTGAAATCAATGGTAAAAGCACTTTAAAGAAAATGTACTATTATTCAGTAATAGTGCCTCAAGGAGCATTTTTATCATATTGGGATGATTCAGTGTCGGAGGATAATAAGGGACTATGGATAAAGTTGTGGCGTGATATGCTTTGGAATGTTATGAGGGGAGTTCCTGCTACTCGTAATCCTTTTAATAACAGGTGTGATGGTATGTCCTACACCCAAGATGCTGAGGAGATATGGAAAGATTTAATTCAACCAAATAAAACTACAGGACAATCAGGAAATTATTATTTAGCTGCTATGGCAAAAACAGCGGATAATATACCGACCCAGGATTTAACCAGATATCAATTTCTTTTGCATTTTGCTCCATTTGTTTTTCAAATTTACCGACCTTCTAAGATCAATAGTGATGGAAAACCCGATTTTGATAGTTATGCTATCGTAGTTCCAGATATTGCTGATTTAAAGCGATTTTGTCAAGAATTTCCTCAGCTATTAAAACAAAGAGATAATACAAAAGCAGGATACTTACCTAAAGAAGCAGTAATTGATTTAGTTGAAGAGGGAGCCTTAGATGTTTTTCTTTTACAAGATAGGTTAGCTCGTCTAACTGGAGAAAAGAAAAGTAGAAACTCCATATTAGGAGCTGAGATATTTAATGCTGAAAAAGCGGGTAATAGCGTTAAATTTCATTTAATTAGTTATATTAAACCTGTTGTAAAAATGACAGATCGCTATGCTCAAATCAAGGATAGTTATTGGTGTCCTTGGTTTCGTAAACAGAGATTACTTAACTTAGTAAATTCCTATCTTGACACCAATTATTCTCAAGAAGAAATTCAAGAAATTCCCCCATGGAATGGATTTGATGGACTTTTAAGTCGCATCCCTAAAAAATGGCTTGAAAACCGTTATTTTAGTCATGATGCTCGTCAATTATTTCAACAAGAAATATTAAACCAAGGAGAAACTAACATGACTTCAGAAACTGTTAATGTCCGTCCTTATGCTCAGATTGTTTACAATGTTTGTGATAATTATATATCCAGAAAACTATGGGATAAATATCGTTTAAAATGGGATAAATCTTGGGATAAATCCAAAATTGAATCCTATAATGAAAAAAAGGATAAAATAGCGAATGAGGCTTTTCTAGCTGTCCGTTCTCGTACTGAATCTCAGTCATTTATAGATTATTTTGTCTCTACCCTTTATCCCTTTATTAAGAAGGATGAATTCGTTGAGTTTGCTGATAACCTTTTTAATAAAACTGAGGAAATTAGATCATTAACCTTATTAGCTCTCTCCAGCCACTTTTCCATAAAGTAA